The following are encoded together in the Serratia sp. UGAL515B_01 genome:
- the rplP gene encoding 50S ribosomal protein L16, protein MLQPKRTKFRKMHKGRNRGLAQGTDVSFGTFGLKAVGRGRLTARQIEAARRAMTRAVKRQGKIWIRVFPDKPITEKPLEVRMGKGKGNVEYWVALIQPGKVLYEMDGVPEEVAREAFKLAAAKLPIKTTFVTKTVM, encoded by the coding sequence ATGTTACAACCAAAGCGTACAAAATTCCGTAAGATGCACAAAGGCCGCAACCGTGGCCTGGCGCAGGGTACGGATGTTAGCTTCGGCACTTTCGGTCTGAAAGCTGTTGGCCGTGGCCGTCTGACTGCTCGTCAAATCGAAGCAGCTCGTCGTGCAATGACTCGTGCAGTTAAGCGTCAAGGTAAGATTTGGATCCGTGTATTCCCGGACAAACCAATCACCGAGAAGCCGCTTGAAGTGCGTATGGGTAAAGGTAAAGGGAACGTGGAGTATTGGGTTGCCCTGATCCAACCTGGTAAAGTCCTGTACGAAATGGACGGTGTGCCAGAAGAAGTCGCCCGTGAAGCGTTCAAGCTGGCAGCAGCGAAACTGCCGATCAAAACCACCTTTGTAACTAAGACGGTGATGTAA
- the rplN gene encoding 50S ribosomal protein L14 — protein sequence MIQEQTMLNVADNSGARRVMCIKVLGGSHRRYAGVGDIIKITIKEAIPRGKVKKGDVLKAVVVRTKKGVRRPDGSVIRFDGNACVILNNNSEQPIGTRIFGPVTRELRNEKFMKIISLAPEVL from the coding sequence ATGATCCAAGAACAGACTATGCTGAACGTGGCCGACAACTCCGGTGCACGTCGCGTAATGTGTATCAAGGTTCTAGGTGGCTCGCACCGTCGCTACGCAGGCGTCGGCGACATCATCAAAATTACCATCAAGGAAGCAATTCCTCGCGGTAAGGTGAAGAAAGGCGATGTGCTGAAAGCGGTAGTGGTGCGCACCAAGAAGGGTGTACGTCGCCCGGACGGTTCTGTCATTCGCTTCGATGGTAATGCATGTGTTATTTTGAACAATAACAGCGAGCAACCTATCGGTACGCGTATTTTTGGGCCGGTAACTCGTGAACTGCGTAATGAGAAGTTCATGAAAATTATCTCTCTGGCACCAGAAGTACTCTAA
- the rplB gene encoding 50S ribosomal protein L2: MAIVKCKPTSPGRRHVVKVVNPELHKGKPYAPLLEKLSKSGGRNNNGRITTRHIGGGHKQHYRLVDFKRNKDGIPAVVERLEYDPNRSANIALVLYKDGERRYILAPKGLKAGDQIQSGVDAAIKAGNTLPMRNIPVGSTVHNVEMKPGKGGQLARSAGAYVQIVARDGSYVTLRLRSGEMRKVPVDCRATLGEVGNAEHMLRVLGKAGAARWRGVRPTVRGTAMNPVDHPHGGGEGRNFGKHPVTPWGVQTKGKKTRSNKRTDKFIVRRRSKK, translated from the coding sequence ATGGCAATTGTTAAATGTAAACCTACATCTCCGGGTCGTCGCCACGTTGTTAAAGTGGTTAACCCTGAGCTGCACAAGGGTAAACCTTATGCCCCGCTGCTTGAGAAACTGAGCAAAAGCGGTGGTCGTAACAACAATGGCCGTATCACCACGCGTCATATCGGTGGTGGCCACAAGCAACATTATCGTCTGGTTGACTTCAAACGCAACAAAGATGGTATCCCTGCTGTGGTTGAGCGTCTGGAGTACGATCCGAACCGTTCCGCGAACATCGCGCTGGTTCTGTACAAAGACGGCGAACGCCGTTATATCCTTGCGCCTAAAGGCCTGAAAGCTGGTGACCAGATCCAATCTGGAGTTGATGCTGCAATTAAAGCAGGTAACACCCTGCCTATGCGTAACATCCCAGTAGGTTCAACGGTTCATAACGTAGAAATGAAACCAGGTAAAGGCGGCCAGTTGGCGCGTTCTGCTGGTGCCTACGTTCAGATCGTTGCACGTGATGGTTCCTACGTAACTCTGCGTCTGCGCTCTGGCGAAATGCGTAAAGTTCCAGTTGATTGCCGTGCCACCTTGGGTGAAGTCGGTAATGCTGAACATATGCTTCGCGTTTTGGGTAAAGCAGGTGCTGCACGTTGGCGTGGTGTTCGTCCTACCGTTCGCGGTACGGCGATGAACCCAGTAGATCACCCGCACGGTGGTGGTGAAGGTCGTAACTTTGGTAAGCACCCGGTAACTCCGTGGGGCGTTCAGACCAAAGGTAAGAAGACCCGTAGCAACAAGCGTACTGACAAGTTCATCGTACGTCGCCGTAGTAAAAAATAA
- the rplC gene encoding 50S ribosomal protein L3 translates to MIGLVGKKVGMTRIFTEDGVSIPVTVIEIEANRVTQVKDLDNDGYRAIQVTTGSKKANRVTKPEAGHFAKAGVEAGRGLWEFRLEEGQEFTAGQEISVEIFADVKKVDVTGTSKGKGFAGTVKRWNFRTQDATHGNSLSHRVPGSIGQNQTPGKVFKGKKMAGHLGDERVTVQSLDVVRVDAERNLLLVKGAVPGATGGNLIVKPAVKA, encoded by the coding sequence ATGATTGGTTTAGTCGGTAAAAAAGTGGGCATGACGCGTATCTTCACTGAAGACGGCGTTTCTATCCCAGTAACCGTAATTGAAATTGAAGCGAACCGTGTGACTCAGGTTAAAGACCTGGATAACGACGGGTACCGTGCCATTCAGGTCACTACTGGTAGCAAAAAAGCGAACCGTGTGACCAAACCGGAAGCGGGCCATTTCGCTAAAGCTGGCGTTGAAGCTGGCCGTGGTCTGTGGGAGTTCCGCCTTGAAGAAGGTCAGGAGTTCACTGCGGGTCAAGAAATCAGCGTAGAAATTTTCGCTGACGTTAAGAAAGTTGATGTTACAGGTACTTCTAAAGGTAAAGGTTTTGCTGGCACTGTAAAGCGCTGGAACTTCCGTACCCAAGACGCTACCCACGGTAACTCCTTGTCTCACCGCGTTCCGGGTTCTATCGGTCAGAACCAGACTCCGGGCAAAGTGTTCAAAGGCAAGAAAATGGCTGGCCACCTGGGTGACGAGCGTGTAACCGTTCAAAGCCTGGACGTAGTACGTGTTGACGCTGAGCGCAACCTGCTGCTGGTTAAGGGTGCTGTACCGGGCGCTACCGGTGGCAACCTGATCGTTAAACCAGCTGTGAAGGCGTAA
- the rpsQ gene encoding 30S ribosomal protein S17 → MTDIIRTLQGRVVSDKMEKSLVVAIERTVKHPIYGKFIKRTTKLHVHDENNECGIGDVVEIRECRPLSKTKSWTLVRVVEKAIL, encoded by the coding sequence ATGACTGATATTATCCGTACACTGCAAGGTCGTGTTGTTAGTGACAAAATGGAGAAATCCTTGGTTGTCGCTATCGAACGTACGGTGAAGCACCCAATCTACGGGAAATTCATCAAGCGTACGACTAAGCTACACGTACATGACGAGAACAACGAGTGTGGTATCGGCGACGTGGTAGAAATCCGTGAATGCCGGCCATTGTCCAAGACCAAATCTTGGACGTTGGTTCGCGTTGTAGAGAAAGCGATTCTGTAA
- the rplV gene encoding 50S ribosomal protein L22, with amino-acid sequence METIAKHRHARSSAQKVRLVADLIRGKKVSQALETLTYTNKKAAGLVKKVLESAIANAEHNDGADIDDLKVTKIFVDEGPSMKRIMPRAKGRADRILKRTSHITVVVSDR; translated from the coding sequence ATGGAAACTATCGCTAAACATCGCCACGCTCGTTCTTCTGCTCAGAAGGTCCGCCTTGTTGCTGACCTGATCCGCGGTAAGAAAGTGTCGCAAGCTCTGGAAACTCTGACCTATACCAACAAGAAAGCTGCTGGTCTGGTTAAGAAGGTGCTGGAGTCTGCCATTGCTAACGCAGAACACAACGATGGCGCTGACATCGATGATCTGAAAGTCACGAAAATCTTCGTCGACGAAGGCCCAAGCATGAAGCGCATTATGCCGCGTGCGAAAGGTCGTGCAGATCGCATCCTGAAGCGCACCAGCCACATTACTGTGGTTGTGTCCGATCGCTGA
- the rpsS gene encoding 30S ribosomal protein S19, translated as MPRSLKKGPFIDLHLLKKVEKAVESGDKKPLRTWSRRSTIFPNMIGLTIAVHNGRQHVPVFVSDEMVGHKLGEFAPTRTYRGHAADKKAKKR; from the coding sequence ATGCCACGTTCTCTCAAGAAAGGTCCATTTATTGACCTGCACTTGCTGAAGAAGGTAGAGAAAGCGGTGGAAAGCGGTGACAAGAAGCCTTTGCGCACTTGGTCCCGTCGTTCAACGATCTTTCCTAACATGATCGGTTTGACCATCGCTGTCCATAATGGTCGTCAGCACGTACCAGTGTTCGTTTCCGATGAAATGGTCGGTCACAAACTGGGTGAATTCGCGCCGACTCGTACTTATCGCGGCCATGCGGCTGATAAAAAAGCTAAAAAGCGCTAA
- the rpsC gene encoding 30S ribosomal protein S3: MGQKVHPNGIRLGIVKPWNSTWYANTKEFADNLDSDFKVRQFLSKELAKASVSRIVIERPAKSIRVTIHTARPGIVIGKKGEDVEKLRMVVAKIAGVPAQINIAEVRKPELDAKLVADSITSQLERRVMFRRAMKRAVQNAMRLGAKGIKVEVSGRLGGAEIARTEWYREGRVPLHTLRADIDYNTSEAHTTYGVIGVKVWIFKGEILGGMAAVEQPEPAAQPKKQQRKGRK; this comes from the coding sequence ATGGGTCAGAAAGTACATCCTAATGGTATTCGCCTGGGTATTGTCAAACCTTGGAACTCTACTTGGTACGCGAATACCAAAGAATTCGCTGACAACCTGGACAGCGACTTTAAAGTTCGTCAATTCTTGTCTAAAGAGCTGGCGAAAGCTTCCGTTTCTCGCATCGTTATCGAGCGTCCTGCGAAGAGCATCCGTGTGACTATTCACACTGCTCGCCCAGGCATCGTTATCGGCAAGAAGGGCGAAGATGTCGAAAAACTGCGTATGGTCGTAGCGAAAATCGCTGGCGTTCCTGCGCAAATTAACATCGCCGAAGTCCGTAAACCGGAACTGGACGCGAAATTGGTTGCTGACAGCATTACTTCACAGCTGGAACGTCGTGTTATGTTCCGTCGTGCTATGAAGCGTGCAGTACAGAACGCAATGCGTCTTGGCGCTAAAGGTATCAAAGTTGAAGTAAGTGGCCGTCTTGGCGGTGCTGAAATCGCGCGTACTGAATGGTACCGTGAAGGTCGTGTTCCACTGCATACATTGCGTGCGGATATCGATTACAACACATCTGAAGCGCACACCACTTATGGTGTAATCGGCGTTAAGGTATGGATCTTCAAAGGTGAGATCCTGGGTGGTATGGCTGCAGTTGAACAACCGGAACCGGCTGCTCAACCTAAAAAGCAGCAGCGTAAAGGCCGCAAGTAA
- the rpmC gene encoding 50S ribosomal protein L29: MKAQELREKSVEELNTELLNLLREQFNLRMQAASGQLQQTHLLKQVRRNVARVKTLLTEKAGA, from the coding sequence ATGAAAGCACAAGAGCTGCGTGAAAAAAGTGTTGAAGAGCTGAACACTGAGCTGCTCAACCTGCTGCGTGAGCAATTCAACTTACGCATGCAGGCGGCGAGTGGCCAACTGCAACAAACTCACCTGTTGAAACAAGTGCGTCGTAATGTCGCACGCGTTAAGACTTTACTGACTGAAAAGGCGGGTGCGTAA
- the rplD gene encoding 50S ribosomal protein L4, translating into MELVLKDAQSALTVSETTFGRDFNEALVHQVVVAYAAGARQGTRAQKTRAEVTGSGKKPWRQKGTGRARSGSVKSPIWRSGGVTFAAKPQDHSQKVNKKMYRGALKSILSELVRQDRLIVVEKFSVEAPKTKLLAQKLKDMALEDVLIVTGELDENLFLAARNLYKVDVRDVAGIDPVSLIAFDKVVMTADAVKQVEEMLA; encoded by the coding sequence ATGGAATTAGTATTGAAAGACGCGCAAAGCGCGCTGACTGTTTCCGAAACTACCTTCGGTCGTGATTTCAACGAAGCGCTGGTACATCAGGTTGTTGTTGCTTATGCAGCAGGTGCCCGTCAAGGTACTCGTGCTCAGAAGACCCGTGCTGAAGTGACTGGTTCCGGTAAAAAACCATGGCGTCAGAAAGGTACTGGCCGTGCGCGTTCAGGTTCTGTAAAGAGCCCGATCTGGCGTTCCGGTGGGGTGACCTTTGCTGCTAAGCCACAGGACCACAGTCAGAAAGTAAACAAAAAGATGTACCGCGGCGCGCTGAAAAGCATCCTGTCCGAACTGGTACGTCAAGATCGTCTGATCGTTGTCGAAAAGTTCTCTGTAGAAGCGCCTAAAACCAAGCTGCTTGCACAGAAACTGAAAGATATGGCGCTGGAAGATGTGCTGATCGTTACCGGTGAACTGGATGAGAATCTGTTCCTGGCTGCCCGCAACCTGTACAAGGTTGACGTGCGCGATGTAGCAGGTATCGACCCGGTTAGCCTGATCGCCTTCGACAAAGTGGTTATGACTGCTGATGCTGTGAAGCAAGTTGAGGAGATGCTGGCATGA
- the rplW gene encoding 50S ribosomal protein L23, with translation MIREERLLKVLRAPHVSEKASAAMEKSNTIVLKVAKDATKAEIKAAVQKLFEVEVKDVNTLVVKGKVKRHGQRVGRRSDWKKAYVTLKEGQNLDFISGAE, from the coding sequence ATGATCCGTGAAGAACGTTTGCTGAAAGTGCTGCGTGCACCGCACGTATCTGAAAAAGCATCGGCTGCGATGGAAAAAAGTAACACCATCGTTCTCAAAGTTGCCAAAGACGCGACCAAAGCAGAAATCAAAGCTGCAGTGCAGAAACTGTTTGAAGTCGAAGTCAAAGACGTTAACACCCTTGTTGTTAAAGGAAAAGTGAAGCGTCACGGTCAGCGTGTTGGTCGTCGTAGCGACTGGAAAAAAGCTTACGTCACCCTGAAAGAAGGCCAGAACCTGGACTTCATCAGCGGCGCAGAGTAA
- the rpsJ gene encoding 30S ribosomal protein S10, producing MQNQRIRIRLKAFDHRLIDQSTAEIVETAKRTGAQVRGPIPLPTRKERFTVLISPHVNKDARDQYEIRTHKRLVDIVEPTEKTVDALMRLDLAAGVDVQISLG from the coding sequence ATGCAGAACCAAAGAATCCGTATCCGCCTGAAAGCGTTTGATCATCGTCTGATCGATCAATCAACCGCGGAAATCGTCGAGACTGCCAAGCGCACTGGTGCGCAAGTCCGTGGTCCGATCCCGCTGCCAACTCGCAAAGAGCGCTTTACCGTTCTGATCTCTCCGCACGTCAACAAAGATGCGCGTGATCAGTACGAGATCCGCACTCACAAGCGTCTGGTTGACATCGTTGAGCCAACCGAGAAAACCGTTGATGCTCTGATGCGTCTGGATCTGGCTGCCGGTGTGGACGTGCAGATCAGCCTGGGTTAA